The nucleotide window GTTCTGTTCATCCTGCCGTGGCTGGATACTTCAAAGGTGCGTTCCGGCGCTTACCGTCCGCTGTTCAAACAGTTCTTCTGGATCTTTGCAGCGGTCTGTGTGGCTCTTGGCTATCTGGGCGCAATGCCCGCTGAAGGCATCTACGTGACGCTTTCGCGCATCTTCACCGCCTACTACTTCGCGCACTTCCTGGTCATCTTGCCGATGCTCGGTTTCCTTGAAAAACCGAAGCCGCTTCCGGCATCGATTTCGGAATCGGTGTTGAAGGGTGGATCAGGCAAACCGGCTGCTGCAGCTGCAGCTCCGGAAACGAAGTAACGCGAACCGGATCAGGAGTTATTTGAGACAATGAGCACCATGATCAAAATGGTTCGTTCCCTAGCAGCAGTGGCAGCACTTGCCATTGCGACGCCGGCGATGGCTGCTGGCGCCAAGGTCGAAATCGACTATCAGAGCTGGTCTTTTGCCGGTCCGTTCGGTTTCTATGACAGGGCCCAGCTGCAACGCGGTTTCAAGGTCTATCGTGAAAACTGCTCGGCCTGCCACGGTCTGAGACTTGTTGCTTTCCGCAACCTTGCCGAAGATGGTGGCCCGAGCTTCACTGAAGACCAGGCCAAGGCAGTCGCGGCGGAATACACTGTTGTCGACGGACCAGACGATTTCGGCGACATGTATGACCGTCCGGCGATTTTGGCCGACCGGTTCCCCTCGCCATTCCCCAACGAGCAGGCGGCACGTGCTGCCAACAACGGCGCTTACCCGCCGGATTTTTCCCTGCTCGCAAAAGCGCGCGCTGCACAGCGCGGCTTCCCGTGGTTTGTCTTTGACATCTTCACGCAGTACCAGGAAAACGGTCCGGATTATATCTACTCACTGCTGACAGGCTATGTGGATGCTCCCGAAGGCGTGGAAGTGCCAGATGGGCAGTACTATAACCACTCGTTCCTGGCTGGCGAGTTCATCTCCATGGCTCCTCCTTTGTTTGAAGAGGCCGTGGAATATACAGATGGCACGCCCATGACGGTGGATCAGTACGCGAAGGACGTTGCGGCGTTCATGATGTGGGCAGCAGAGCCTCATCTGGAAGATCGCAAGAAAATCGGCTTCCGCGTCATGATCTTCCTGATCGTCTTTGCTGGACTGCTGTACTTCACCAAGAAGAAACTATGGCGCAATGTTGAGCATTGATTGATTGCCTGCAGAATGCATGATGAAAGCCGCCGGTTTCCGGCGGCTTTTTCTTTGGGGGAATGTTAATGCACCGCTTGTTGTTGTTACTGGGAGCGCTTGTCCTTTCCTGGAGCGCTGTGGCCGGGTCTGCGGCGACGCACCGGGTGTCGGTGCTCGACATGCAATTGGCGATGAAAGCCGCGCTTCGCGCGGTGCTGGTGTGCAATGAAGCTGGTCACCAAGTGGGTGTGTCGGTCGTCGATCGGTTCGGCCTGGAGCAAGTCACCTTGAGAAGCAACATGGGAGGGGCCCATGTGACCGACGCCGCGCGCCGCAAGGCCTGGACCGCGGCAACGTTCAATCTGCCGACATCCGAAATTGACGCTCTGGCGCAGGATGAGGCGCGTGAGGATCTTCGAACGCTCTCCGGCGTCCTTGCACTTGCCGGCGGGTTGCCGATTGTCTCGCAGTCCGGTGAGCTGCTGGGCGGAATAGGCGTGGCCGGCGGAGAGGGCACTGAAAATGAGGCCAAATGTGCTGAAGCCGGTCTTGACGCCATTGCAGAACAATTGAAATAACCCACCTCGAAGCGGCAGCCGGGCTTTGTTCGGACAAGGCTGGCAGGACTTAGATCATTTTTGGAGCGGACATGGCAGACGCAGTTTTGGGCATTATCGGCGGATCCGGCATCTACGATTTGCCGGGACTAGAGAACTCGGAATGGATCAGTGTTGAAAGCCCTTGGGGAGAGCCCTCCGACCAGGTTCGCGTCGGGTCCATTGAAGGCCTGAAGATTGTATTCCTTCCGCGCCACGGCCGTGGCCATGTCTATTCCCCAACCACTATCAATTACCGCGCCAATATCGATGTGATGAAGCGCTGCGGCGTGACCGATCTGTTGTCTGTGTCCGCCTGCGGCTCTCTCAAGGAAGAACATGCACCGGGAACCTTTGTTCTGGTGGATCAATTCATCGACCGGACAATTGCCCGCGAAAAGAGCTTTTTCGGCACGGGGTGCGTTGCGCATGTTTCCATGGCCACCCCCGTCAGTCCGAAGCTTGTCGAAGCTGTCGCAGCTGCTGCGGAGGCGGAGGATCTGGCTTATTCAAAGGGTGGAACTTACCTGGCGATGGAAGGACCGCAATTTTCATCGCTCGCGGAAAGTCACCTCTATCGGACCTGGGGCTGCGATGTAATCGGCATGACGAATATGCCGGAAGCAAAATTGGCCCGTGAAGCTGAGATCTGCTACGCCACCATTGCCATGGTGACGGATTATGACAGCTGGCACCCGGACCATGGCGAGGTTGATATTCAAGCCATCATCAAGGTGCTGCACGACAATGCCGAAAACGCACAGCGCCTGGTTGCCCGCGTCGCACGGGACTTGCCGAGGCAACACCAGTCCTGTCCTGCAGGGTCGGACACTGCGCTTGAGTTTGCGTTCATGACTGCGCCGGAAAAACGAGACCCGGCACTTGTTGCCAAACTTGATGCGGTTGCAGGACGCGTTCTGAACAGGCCATCCTGAACGAAACACCACGTTTTGATCTAATTGAATTTGCTTCGACCGGTCCGACATTCTTGTTATAAGCACCGGTCGGAGAGGAACAGCCAGCGAAAGAAAGTGAATAGATGACCGACCAGACAATCCAGGATGAACTGATCGGAGCGATCCGGACGATCAAGGATTATCCGACCGATGGAATTCTGTTTCGCGACATCACGACGCTTCTTGGGAATGCACGGGCATTTCGGCGTGCCGTCGACGCACTGGTTCAACCCTGGGCGGGATCGAAGGTCGAACAGGTTGCCGGCATTGAGGCTCGTGGCTTCATTCTTGGCGGTGCCGTTGCCCACCAGCTTTCTGCGGGTTTTGTGCCGATCCGTAAAAAAGGCAAGCTGCCGCACGAGACCGTGCGCATCGCCTACTCACTGGAATACGGCCTCGACGAAATGGAAATGCACAAAGATGCCATCAGTGCAGGTGACCGTGTGATTGTCGTCGATGATCTGATCGCAACCGGCGGAACTGCCGAAGCTGCCTGTAAGCTGTTGCGTTCGATGGGTGCCAATATCGAAGCTGCCTGTTTCATTGTGGACCTGCCGGATCTCGGTGGTCGCAAGAAACTGGAAGCCATGAATGTCCCGGTCCGGACCCTGGTGGAATTTCCAGGTCACTGACTTGCCATGTCGGGAGGTTCCGTGGGCGAAGACGAAAAACCGGACTTTTCGGAGAGGTTCCGCCAGGACTTCGAAACGCTTCTGAAATGGCGGCGCGATGTACGCCGCTTCCGAACGGACCCGTTGCCGACCGGTCTGCTGGATCATCTGCTGCATTTGGCCGATCTTGCACCCTCAGTCGGCAACAGTCAGCCCTGGCGGGTCGTGATTGTTGAAAGCCCGGACAAACGGTCTGAAGTGACTGCGTGTTTTGAGGCGGAAAACGAAACGGCAGCAAATACTTATGACGACAACAAGGCTGCGCTTTACCGTCAGCTCAAGTTGTCCGGGCTGAAAGAGGCACCTGTCCACCTGGCCGTCTTTAGTGACGAAGACCCCGCACAGGGACATGGCCTTGGCCGCATGACGATGCCGGAGACGCTTGCCTATTCCACGGTCAGCATGATCCACACCTTTTGGCTGGCGGCGCGGGCCGAAGGAGTTGGCGTGGGCTGGGTGTCTATTCTTGATCCGGCTGCAGTCTCCGAAATTCTTCAGGTTGACGAGAGCTGGCGGCTCGTGGCTTATCTATGCGTCGGTTTTCCGGAAGAAGAACACATCGATCCGGAATTGGAGCGTGTGCGATGGCAATCGCGCAGTCCGTTGGAGACACGGTTGTTTCGCCGTTAGGAGATGAATCCCAGATGCCTGTGATTATTCGTGCGACCGAAGAGAGTGACCACGCCGACGTCCACCAGTTGTTGATGGATCGCTGGACTGCTCCTGAAATCATGCTCGACAATGAAATGGTCGATGCATCACGACTGCCGGGATACGTCGCCTACGACGGTGAAGAGCTTGTCGGCATGGTGACTCTGATCAAGCGAGCTGACGAGTGGGAAATCCTGACACTCGACTCCCTCAACCGTTGGGGCGGGGTCGGTAGTCAGCTGCTGGATGCAGTGGTGACGGAAGCGCGTTCAATCGGCATGCCACGCCTGACCGTGCGCACGTCCAACGACAATCTGGATGCTTTCCGGTTTTATCAGCGACGGGGCTTTCGGCTCGAGCGGATCGGCCAGGGCGTAATTGACCGGGAGCGTGAGCAGAAGCCCGGTATTCCGCTTCGGGGCGACTACGGGATCGAAATTCACGATGAAGTGCTGTTTGCCCGCACGCTTTGATGTGGGTGCCTGCTGCGCACCTGAGCCCGTCAGATTGAGGAAAGCGTCGCGGCCTGTCGGCGTTCGACGAAAACCGTGCCTTTGAACGAAAATACCAGTTTGTCTTCCTGATTGACGGCCAGCATATCAGAATGAATCAAGCCCCATTCCGGTCGGCTGCGGCTTTCTGTTTTGCCGGTGACGATCCGCCTGTAGCGTAGCGTGTCGTCAACAAAAACCGGCTTTATCCACTTCAGATCCTCAAATCCTGGCGACGGGCCCATTCTTGCAGGCGTCACTCCATTGGCGAGCATCTCGGCCACAAGCTCTTTGTGCCTCGCGACCCAGAGTTTCATGAACACTGAAGCCGTGTGCCAGCCGGACGCGCATAGTCGGCCGAAATGGGTCCCCGCGGCTGCTTCTTCACTCAGATGAAACGGCTGGGGGTCGTATTGCTCGGCAAAACGGATGATTTCATCTCGGGTGAAGGTGTGTTGCCCAAGCTCCAGTGCTTCACCGATTTCGATTTCGTCGAAGGGTTTCGTCATCAGGCAATGTCCCGCTTGGCAAACAGGATCGGATTTTCCCAATGAATGACTTTTGTATCGTTTTGCTTGGTCGCCGTGATCCGGAAAATAGCAATGCCGAGGTCTGGTTTGGTGCGCAAGTTCTTGGTTTCCAGAATTTCTGCACGGGCTGTCAATGTATCGCCCGGAAAGACCGGTTGTTTCCATTGCAACTTGCTGATGCCCGGAGAGCCCCTGCCACTTGTCCTGTTGAGGAGGTTCGCGGCCAACAACCGCATGACCAGGGACCCTGTGTGCCAGCCTGAAGCCGCCAAACCGCCCAACAGTGAAGCTTCTCCGGCGTCGTCATCCAGATGAAATGGCTGGGGGTCGAATTCTTCGGCAAAGCCAATGATTTCTTCCCGAGTGACCGTGATTGAACCGAGATCAAACGCCTGACCTGGTTGTAAATCCTCGAAATAAAGGAGATCCGTCATAGGTGTTTTCCGGAATCATTCGGTCGAGCAGGTCAGGATGTATCCGGCTTCCTGAAGCCAGGCTGGACCAGGTTCAGTCGAAATAAATTTCATTATCATCCAAATAGACATTGCTGGCTTCACAGATATCGATTGAAATCGGCTCGTCCAGAACTTCGCTGTCATCGTTCCCGAGCCAGCCGATCTGAAGTACCTGCTCGCAGTTGCCCGTGTCAGCATAAAACTCAGCACGCACGTTCTCGCCCGGACCAAGGGCATCCGATAGCCAGTTGTCGCTCCAGCTACTGCCGTCATCAGTGTAGAACCCGACAACGATGTTGCCCTCGGTATTGTTGTATACTTGGAAATAGCCTTCCGAGCCGGTTCCTTGCGCCATGGCGGCTGTCCCGGTCAGACAAAGCATGCTGGCGCAGGCCACTATCTTCAGAAAATTCATGGGCGTTCCTTCATGCTAGCCATTCCCCTTTTCCGGCGCCATCAGACGCTATCCACCGGATTCCAGCAAGTAAACCTGTTTCCGGTAGCACCGGTTGAAGGCGTGGTCAGGTTTTCACGTATTTCCTCCAATTGTGGTTTTCCTGGAAGCCAAGCACCTCCCGGATCTTGCGGTTGGAAAACAGCGCTTCGTGGTCGCCGAGATCGCGACTCAGGGGAACGCTCGGGAAAAACCGTTCCAGGATTTCCGAGTTGGGAATATCGACCGAGTTGGAGTCGTTCCCCGCATTGAAGACCTGATACCCAAGGCCATCCTTTTCCAGGCAAAGGTCGACAATCTGACCGAGATCGCGCGCATCGATGTAGCAAAAAATATTGCGGCGCCGTTGCGCCGGATCCTTGAAGAAGCCGGGGAAACGATCATATTCATGCGGCTCGATGACATTGCCGATCCTCAGGGCATAAATGTCGTATCCGGAGCGACGCTGGAAAGCACGTGCGGTTTGTTCGTTGACGACCTTGGATAGGCCATAGCTGTCCATGGGATCGACATCATAGTCTTCTTCGACGGGTAGAATTTTCGGGTCGACAACACCGTCGGCGAAGCAGACGCCATAGGTCGTTTCCGACGAAGCGATCACGATTTTCCGGATGCCCAGCTTCACCGCTGCCTCGATGACATTGTAAGTGCCTACGGCATTGACGGCGAAAGTCTTGTTGTCCGGCTGGATCAGGATGCGCGGTACGGCGGCAAAATGTACAACGGCATCGAAGGCCGGGACACCATTGCCGGGTTCCAGCTCATCGAAATTGGCGTAGCTCGTCATGACATTGAACATTTCACCGGAGGAGGTGATATCGGCCGTCAGATTGTCGACACCGGGATAATCGAGCGGCGTCAGATCGACATTTACTACCCTGTGGCCTTGTTCAAGCAGATAGGGAATGACATGTTTGCCGGCTTTGCCGGAGCCGCCAGTAAATAGGATGCGTTTCCGTGCGTTCATTGTCGACAGCTCCAGTTTGAAAGAACGGCGCTCATCATGAGCAATTTGCTCGAAGAGACCAGTCTGTCTTTCGTCTTTCCCGGGAAAATCTACGTGACCTGAGATCCCTCGGTGGATCAAATCCGCAAGATTTATCATCTGGTGCGGTGCTAGTGTCCGATCACTTTTCCAGGACGGCCACATGACCCAGCACCAGACAACCAATCTTAGTTCGAAAGACAATGGCTATATCCGCCGCTTCACGCGAGTGATCGAATATATCTACGCCCACCTGGATGAAGATCCGGATCTTGCGACGCTCGCGAACGTGGCGGCCCTTTCACCCTGGCACTGGCACCGTGTCTGGCAGTCCACCTACGGTGAGTCCATCGTCGCCACGGTGAAACGGCTTCGGCTGCATCGTGCGGCTGCTGATCTTTCCTACACCGACCTTCCACTTTCCAAAGTCGCCAGCCGGGCCGGGTATGGCAGTCAAGAAGCCTTCTCGCGCAGCTTCAAACAATCATATGGCCAGAGCCCGTCGGTCTACCGTGCCGAAACGGTTTTGACCAAGCTGCAACCGGTCCTCGTCGATGCCCCAATCCCCAGCTTAAAAGGAACCGACCTCATGCATGATGTAACTATCAAATCCCTGCCTTCCGAAACGCTTGCCGTATTGCCTCACAAAGGATCCTATCTGCAGATTGGTCAGGCTTTTGAAAAGCTGATCGGCATGCTGGTCACACGCAACCAGATCGGACAATCGGGTGCCATGAAGGCGCTCTACTATTCCGACCCGACCCGCGTTCCGGAAGACGAACTTCGGTCAGTTGCCGGTGTTGCCGTTACAGATGGATTTGCGATGACAGCCCCGCTCGAGGCGGTGGAAACGCGCGGTGGCGACTATGCGGTTCTTCATTACAAAGGTCCCTATGCCGATATGCAAAAGGCTTATCGCTGGCTCTATGGCGAATGGCTAACGCAGTCCGGACGGGTGCCCGATGACGCGCCTTGTATGGAAGTCTATCTCAACAATCCGCGTGATACGGCCCCTGCTGATCTTCTGACCGATATCTGCCTGCCGCTCAAACCGGCCGCGTAAAATGGATCAAAGTGGCCAGAAAACCAGGATCGCCGGTATGGAAACGACCAGCACCAGCAGCTCAAGTGGCAAACCGATGCGCCAGTAGTCGCCGAAGCGATAACCGCCAGGCCCCATGATGATGGTGTTGTTCTTGTGGCCGATCGGCGTCAGGAAGGCGCAGGATGCAGCCACAGCGACCGCCATCAGGAAGGGATCCGAGTTGACACCCAAACTGCCTGCGATCTGGACAGATATCGGCGCCGCAATCAGGCAGGTGGCGACATTGTTCAGGAAATCCGACAGGGTCATGGTCACGACCATCAGCACGGCTAGCGTGATCCAGGCAGGGGCTCCCGCAGTCAGGGCAACGATGCCATCGGCAATCAGTTGAGCGTTGCCTGCATTTTCAAAGGCTTGCCCAAGAGGGATCAACGAACCAAGCAGCACAATGACCTTCCATTCAACGGCGGTATAAACCTCTGAACCGCTGATCAGCCCGGTTGCAGCATATAGAACGACGCATGCAGCCAGCGCGACGGGCAGATAGGCAAGACCGGCAACGGCAGCGGTAATAGCCAGAACAAAACCGGCGATGGCAAGCCAGGCCTTGTTGCGTTGGATCATGCCGGTCTTGCGCCCTTCCAGGGGCAAGACACCCAACCAGCTGCTGGCGTGATCGAGTCGATCTTCGGTACCGAGCATGAGGAGGACATCTCCCGGCCGGATAATCTCGTGACGCACCCTTTTCTGAATGCGGCGTCCCTGGCGGGAAATACCGAGCAGCGTGACGCTTTGTCCATAGAGCAGGCGCATGTCGAAGGCTGACCGTCCGATGATGCGCGCATTGTCGGGTACGATGGCTTCAAGCAACGACAAGGCGCTTCCGCTCAAGCCGCCTTTGTGTCGCTCGGAGCCTGCGAATTCGAGTTTCGCTGCCCCCATGAAGGCCTCGATGGCCTTGGGATCGCCTTCCACGACGAGGAAGTCACCCGATTTGATCGGTTCGCGGCGCGCAAAGCCCCTGACACGCCTGCCGTTGCGGATCAGTCCAATGATGACCACGTCCTTGTCGTCGGCAACGGGGTAGAGATCGCCGACACTAAGTGGCTTGTCATCCGGGATGTTTCCGACTTTGAGTTCCGCCGAGTACAGGCTTTCTGCAAATCCTTCCTGCTTGGGCGGCTTTCGAAAATGGGCAGGTAGCAGACGCCAGCCAAAAAGAGCGACAAAGGCGATCCCTGTCACGGCGACCACCAGTCCGACCGGAGCGAAATCAAACATCGCAAACGGTTGACCGAGTGCATCGGAGCGGTATTCGGCTATGACAATATTTGGAGGCGTACCAATCAAGGTGATCATACCGCCGAGGATTGTTGCGAAAGACAAGGGCATCAAGGTCAGGCCCGGCGACCGCTCACCCTTGCGGGCTGCCTCAAGATCCAGCGGCATTAAAAGCGCAAGTGCCGCCACGTTGTTGATGATGCCTGAAAGCCCTGCGCCGACAACCGACATCAGGCCGATATGTCCGGAAAGGCTTCGCGAGGCAGATAAGAGATGTCCGGCAATTAGCTCGACAGCACCGGAATTCATAAGCCCGCGTGAAACAATCAGTACAAGTGCGATGATGATGACGGCAGGATGACCGAAGCCGGTAAAGATTTCTCCCGACGGCACAAGACCAAGCAGCGCACCCAGAATGAGAGCTGCAAAAGCAATCAGGTCGAACCGGATGCGGCCCCAGACGAGCAGGGCAAAGACGGCACCGAACAACACAAAAAGGGCGGTTTGATCGAATGTCACGTAAGCTCCGGCGGATGCGGCCCCAATTTGCAATAGCCGGTTTTAGGACGAATTGCCGAGATTCGCCAGAAAAAGGCCGTCGATTGGATTTCGACCCTTCGGTCGCCGGCCTTTTCGCGCGTTTTTTGGAGTTTCCGGCATGACGTCTGCCCGGTGCTTTGACCGGGCCGTACGACACGTGACTTCAAAGCGCCGGGTCAGCTTGTTGCAACCTTCTTGTCCTCACCGGGTGCAAGGGCGCTGGCAGCAAGCAGGATCGACATGGCAACGGCTCCGATGCCGATGATCGCCAGTCCCAGCGTTGCAAAAGCGGAAACCAGAAGGCCGCCGACAAGGAGACCGGCAATCCCGGCGAGGGCTGCGCCACAGCGCCGAAGAGCAGTCTTGCCGGTTTCAAGGTAGGAATTCATGGTATTCATATCAGTCTCCAAAGTTAGCTTTACGGGATTGGAAATGAGCAGCGGGAAGGGACCCACTGCTCCATTTGAGGTCGAGGTCACCCCTTCTCTTGAGTGCCGGCTTTCTTGTCTTTGCCGCCGAACCACGCATGGTCGTTGTCTTTTTCCACGGATAGAACCTCACCTGTCGCTGCGTCGATCAACACTTCCACTTCATCTGCGTCGGTGTTGATTTCGACTTCAAAGACAGTCTTGCCGTCCTCGTTTTCCAGCGTGATTTCCTCAATTGCCCCGGGCTGTGCCGCAAGTGCGATTTCGGAGACCTGCGCGATGGAAAGGTCGGACTGAAGCGGGGCGTCCGATGCATTTTTCTGAGCGGCAATGGCAAGGGAGGTACCCGTCAGCCCAACTGCGATCAGGCTGGCTGCAAAAATCTTGGCGGTGGTTTTCATGTCTTCGTCCTCTTGGGTTGTCTGCGGCGGCGTCGTGCCCTCCGATGACCAAGAGATAAGCGATGGAGTTTGCCCGCCTCTGGCGCGAAATATACATTTTTGTAAAGAAGCGAAATTCGGTTTCCTCATTGAGATCGAACGTTGTACGCCTTGAAAGGAAGGGCGGCATAAGGACCGTCTAAGGCCAAGGACATTGAACTGAAGATGCGCATTTTGCTTCTTGAAGATGATAGTGGCATCGGCAAGTGGGTGCATTCCAGCCTCAGCGAGGCTGGTCATGTTGTCGACTGGGTTTCGGATGGAAGAGAAGCGCTGGCAAGTGCGACGACTGGAGATTTCGATGTCATTGTGCTCGACCGGATGACGCCAGGTATTGACGGATTGTCGGTTCTGAAGGCCATTCGAGCCTCTAAAAACAGCACACCTGTCTTGTTTCTGACAGCTATGGAAGCAGTTGAAGACAGGGTCGAAGGCCTTGAGGCAGGCGCGGACGACTACCTGACCAAGCCTTTCGCCTCTAGCGAGTTGCTGGCACGGATTGCAGCGCTTGGCCGTCGCAGGTCTTCTGTTCCAGATGCAGAGCCGGTGAAGCTCAAATCGGGCGATCTTGAATTGGATCTCTTGAAACAGACTTGCGTCCGACAGGGGCAGAAAATCGATCTCAACGCGAAAGAATTCCGTCTTCTCGAAGTGTTCATGCGCAACGAGGGCCGGGTCCTGACCCGGGCGATGCTTCTTGAGCGTGTGTGGGATATCAACTTCGACCCGACAAGCAGTGTCGTTGAAACTCATATCAGCCGATTGCGCGCAAAGATCGAAAAACCGTTCGAGGGATCTCTGATCCGGACGAAGCGAGGAGCAGGCTATGTCTTCGAAGTGTGATCCGGAAAATCGGGTATCTGACCGGAGCATCTGCTGTTGAAACTGCTTAATCAGATACGAGCCCTGATGCAGATGTCGGTCCTGCGTCAGACTGTGCAGCTCACGCTTGTCTTCCTCGTTATTGTCGCTTTTGCAGGATTCGTGTCGATCCTCTTCATCGACCGGGAGATCAATGCCCGCATAGATGCTGAACTGGAAACCCGTTTGGCCGATGTTGCTGGCAGGATCGCTGCGATCGGCCCGGATAATGCCCTTTTCTATGAAACCGAAGACCGGTTTGTTGCCTTTCAGGGACCTGGCGGCGCAACGTATGGCGCCTTGGCTAAGCTTACCGAGAACAGGCCGGGACTGAGGACCATCAAACTTGGTCGAAAGGTTGTTGGTGAGGATCTCGACGGTATCTGGCGCGTGTATATCGCACAGGCGGCAGGTGGTACTTTGGCTGTCGGGACGAACCTTGACGATCGGGATGACTATCTGGAGGTCCTGATCAATATCTTCGCTGTATCGGGCGGTTTGACACTCGTTGCCATGCTGGGGATCGGAGGCCTTTTGGGTTGGCGGGCGCAACGGCGTTTGTCCGCCATCTCAGGAGTGCTCGACAAGGTGGCTGCAGGTGACTTGACGGCGCGGATCGAACCAGGGTCCGGCAGTGATGATTTCGTTCGTCTGTCGCGATCGATCGATCAGACAACATCTCAGCTGGAAATCCTGCTGCGACAGACACGAAACCTGACGGCCAATATTGCGCATGACCTGAAGACACCCCTGACCCGTTTGCGTGGCCAGCTGGAAATGATTGAAGCGACAGCGGCCGACGAAGATGCGATCAGCGTGGCGATGGAACAGACTGACGAGATCATCGACCTGTTCGAGGCCTTGCTGCGCATTGCCAAGCTTGAATCTGGTGAACACCGGCAGAGGTTCGAGACCCTCAGTCCCGCCAGGCTTGCCGAGGAAACGGCGGACATTTACCGGGCGGTCATAGAAGACAGTGGCCGGAGCTTCGATCTTGTTGTTCAAGAAACGGAGGCCATTTCAGGGGACCGGCGCTTGATCCTGCAAGCCGTCGCCAATCTGATTGAAAACAGTTTGAAACACACGCCGGAGAGCGCGCGTCTCACACTCATTGCGCGGGGCAAAAGCCTTGTCCTTGCAGACACAGGTCCGGGAATACCGGAACATCTTTATGGCCGCGTGCTGGAGCCGATGTACCGGCTTGAGGAAAGTCGAACAACGCCCGGTGCAGGCCTTGGTCTGGCCCTTGTCAAAACCATCACAAACCTGCATCGGGCAGAGCTTTCAATGGCCTCAAGTCAACCGGACGCTCCTGAACGAAAAGGATTGAGAATAGAAATCCGGTTTCCGTGATCCAGAACTCGTGCCTCTCGGTCGGGGAAAATTGCCTATCTCTCAAAGAGGGTGACGATTGTTGATCCGGACACACGCGGTCGGAACGCAGGACGTCCCATTCGATGACGTGATCTGAATCCGATATGGGACAGGGGAGTGGCCTCATTCTGATCGCGCACTTCAAACATGACGAAACGTTAATCTCAGAACAATGGACCCGTGCGTTTTCATACCCATATTTCCAGTAGGAAACGGCGAAAGCCGTATAATGGAAAGGAAAGGAAAATGACCCGCGAGAACAATCGTTTTTACGAAGTGGACGATTTGTTGAAAAAGTATGGCGTGCCAAGAACGAATTGGGTTGCTCGCCTGCGCCGACCTGAGAACAGCGACAAATGGCGGAACCACAAAGGCCCCAATCCGCTGCTGATGCTCGGTCTGGATCGAAGCTGAGCGTAGAACCAAAACAAGGGCATCCTGCTTGCCGAAAAGTTGGCAATCCAGGATGCCGAACTGTTAGCCAACCGCGACCCGCAGCTCGGGCAATCCTTCTATGGTCGCCAGGAGCACGTCGCCTTTGGAAACGGGACCGACACCGGCAGGTGTTCCCGTCAAAATGACGTCACCAGCGCCCAGTTGGAAAAGCTCGGACAATTTTGCGATGATCTCAGGGACTTTCCAGATCAGCTGGTTAAGGTCGCCGTCCTGACGAATGTCACCATTGACGGTGAGTGAAATCTTGCCATCGCTCAGAAAACCGCAATCGGCGGCCGGAACAATCCGGCCGACTGGGGCTGAACGTTCAAATGCCTTTCCGGCTTCCCAGGGACGGCCAGCCTTTTTGGCCGCACCTTGTAAGTCTCGCCGGGTCATGTCCAGAGCAACCGCATACCCATAAACGTGTTGAAGTGCGTTTTCGGCCTTGATATTGGCGTTACCCGATTTCAACATCACCGCCAGTTCTACCTCGTGATGAACATCCTGGCTGAGTGGGGGATAAGGAAACGTTCCGGAGGGATCGAGATCGTCCGGGTTTTTCTG belongs to Roseibium porphyridii and includes:
- a CDS encoding SLC13 family permease, whose protein sequence is MTFDQTALFVLFGAVFALLVWGRIRFDLIAFAALILGALLGLVPSGEIFTGFGHPAVIIIALVLIVSRGLMNSGAVELIAGHLLSASRSLSGHIGLMSVVGAGLSGIINNVAALALLMPLDLEAARKGERSPGLTLMPLSFATILGGMITLIGTPPNIVIAEYRSDALGQPFAMFDFAPVGLVVAVTGIAFVALFGWRLLPAHFRKPPKQEGFAESLYSAELKVGNIPDDKPLSVGDLYPVADDKDVVIIGLIRNGRRVRGFARREPIKSGDFLVVEGDPKAIEAFMGAAKLEFAGSERHKGGLSGSALSLLEAIVPDNARIIGRSAFDMRLLYGQSVTLLGISRQGRRIQKRVRHEIIRPGDVLLMLGTEDRLDHASSWLGVLPLEGRKTGMIQRNKAWLAIAGFVLAITAAVAGLAYLPVALAACVVLYAATGLISGSEVYTAVEWKVIVLLGSLIPLGQAFENAGNAQLIADGIVALTAGAPAWITLAVLMVVTMTLSDFLNNVATCLIAAPISVQIAGSLGVNSDPFLMAVAVAASCAFLTPIGHKNNTIIMGPGGYRFGDYWRIGLPLELLVLVVSIPAILVFWPL
- a CDS encoding PepSY domain-containing protein: MKTTAKIFAASLIAVGLTGTSLAIAAQKNASDAPLQSDLSIAQVSEIALAAQPGAIEEITLENEDGKTVFEVEINTDADEVEVLIDAATGEVLSVEKDNDHAWFGGKDKKAGTQEKG
- a CDS encoding NAD-dependent epimerase/dehydratase family protein, whose product is MNARKRILFTGGSGKAGKHVIPYLLEQGHRVVNVDLTPLDYPGVDNLTADITSSGEMFNVMTSYANFDELEPGNGVPAFDAVVHFAAVPRILIQPDNKTFAVNAVGTYNVIEAAVKLGIRKIVIASSETTYGVCFADGVVDPKILPVEEDYDVDPMDSYGLSKVVNEQTARAFQRRSGYDIYALRIGNVIEPHEYDRFPGFFKDPAQRRRNIFCYIDARDLGQIVDLCLEKDGLGYQVFNAGNDSNSVDIPNSEILERFFPSVPLSRDLGDHEALFSNRKIREVLGFQENHNWRKYVKT
- a CDS encoding response regulator transcription factor; translation: MRILLLEDDSGIGKWVHSSLSEAGHVVDWVSDGREALASATTGDFDVIVLDRMTPGIDGLSVLKAIRASKNSTPVLFLTAMEAVEDRVEGLEAGADDYLTKPFASSELLARIAALGRRRSSVPDAEPVKLKSGDLELDLLKQTCVRQGQKIDLNAKEFRLLEVFMRNEGRVLTRAMLLERVWDINFDPTSSVVETHISRLRAKIEKPFEGSLIRTKRGAGYVFEV
- a CDS encoding AraC family transcriptional regulator; this encodes MTQHQTTNLSSKDNGYIRRFTRVIEYIYAHLDEDPDLATLANVAALSPWHWHRVWQSTYGESIVATVKRLRLHRAAADLSYTDLPLSKVASRAGYGSQEAFSRSFKQSYGQSPSVYRAETVLTKLQPVLVDAPIPSLKGTDLMHDVTIKSLPSETLAVLPHKGSYLQIGQAFEKLIGMLVTRNQIGQSGAMKALYYSDPTRVPEDELRSVAGVAVTDGFAMTAPLEAVETRGGDYAVLHYKGPYADMQKAYRWLYGEWLTQSGRVPDDAPCMEVYLNNPRDTAPADLLTDICLPLKPAA